From Candidatus Vondammii sp. HM_W22, one genomic window encodes:
- the ybgF gene encoding tol-pal system protein YbgF: MKYLVGLLLSAMLAGPVLAAMPPSRQALPVKGVEQRVDLLERKVRALSDLVLRLNTLQREVQLLRGEVEVQNHALDALKKRQRNLYLDVDRRLSSISTGVVPAAHGTAMPAPAAIPSAPSASTPPREQLMQTPAVVQQPTGGAADPVVEEAEYRAAFEILMQHRYGDASKAFRGFLGKYQGSAFSDNAQYWLAEASYVTRDFDAALVEFRKVIQDYPESSKVPDALLKTSLIQYEKQQWSEARETLETLINNYPSSTAGRLAGKRLERMRTEGR; encoded by the coding sequence ATGAAATACCTTGTTGGGCTTCTGCTTTCAGCGATGCTGGCGGGACCAGTACTGGCAGCGATGCCACCGTCCCGGCAGGCATTGCCTGTGAAGGGTGTAGAGCAGCGGGTCGATTTGCTGGAACGGAAAGTGAGAGCGCTCTCTGACCTGGTTCTTCGACTGAATACACTACAACGGGAAGTGCAGCTGCTGCGTGGTGAGGTTGAGGTGCAGAATCATGCATTGGATGCCCTGAAAAAGCGTCAGCGTAACCTCTACCTGGATGTCGATCGACGCTTGAGCAGTATCTCAACAGGCGTGGTACCTGCAGCCCATGGGACAGCGATGCCAGCACCAGCCGCCATTCCATCTGCACCCTCTGCATCCACTCCCCCAAGGGAGCAGCTGATGCAGACACCGGCCGTGGTCCAGCAGCCTACCGGAGGTGCGGCTGATCCTGTGGTTGAAGAGGCAGAATACCGTGCTGCCTTTGAGATACTGATGCAGCATCGCTATGGCGATGCAAGCAAGGCGTTCCGGGGTTTCCTGGGGAAATATCAGGGCAGTGCTTTTTCTGACAATGCCCAGTACTGGCTGGCAGAAGCGAGCTATGTCACAAGGGACTTCGATGCAGCGCTGGTCGAGTTCAGGAAGGTTATCCAGGATTACCCGGAGAGTTCTAAAGTACCTGACGCGCTGTTGAAAACCAGTCTTATCCAGTATGAAAAACAGCAGTGGTCGGAAGCCCGCGAGACATTGGAGACGCTGATCAATAACTATCCCAGCTCTACTGCCGGCCGCCTGGCCGGTAAACGCCTGGAGCGTATGCGAACCGAAGGACGTTAG
- the tolA gene encoding cell envelope integrity protein TolA, with the protein MLQILKRNPLAAMVAVLMHLVIVTFMVVGVDWLKKPEQPNLNVNVVQAQVIDQSKVQAEVKKLEQAEDKRKKEKASERRKEEQKLADLKRKQQVEKKHLANLESRRKVAESKKRQEEKRLKEAKTKRKAEEKKQKLAEQKRKKAEAQRQAEQKKKKMAEAKHKADLEKKRKAKEAKRKAELKKKRKAAAAKKAREDELLEAMEAEHNAREIDRYTIQIRQKVILNWLRPTGISDTLKCTLRVRLAPGGNVIAVSVVKGSGNGAFNRSAIAAVYKAEPLPVPTGRLFESFRNINFEFDPSK; encoded by the coding sequence ATGTTGCAGATTCTCAAACGCAACCCTCTGGCGGCGATGGTTGCCGTGCTAATGCATCTGGTTATCGTCACCTTCATGGTGGTAGGTGTCGACTGGCTGAAGAAACCCGAACAGCCAAATTTGAATGTGAATGTGGTTCAGGCGCAGGTAATCGACCAATCGAAAGTGCAGGCTGAAGTCAAAAAGCTGGAACAGGCTGAGGATAAACGGAAAAAAGAAAAAGCATCAGAACGCCGGAAAGAGGAGCAGAAACTGGCGGATCTGAAGCGTAAACAGCAGGTAGAAAAGAAGCACCTGGCTAACCTGGAAAGTAGGCGGAAAGTAGCGGAGAGCAAAAAGAGACAGGAAGAAAAACGGCTGAAAGAGGCAAAAACCAAACGAAAGGCCGAAGAAAAAAAGCAGAAACTGGCTGAACAGAAACGCAAGAAAGCGGAAGCACAGCGCCAGGCAGAACAGAAGAAAAAGAAAATGGCGGAGGCAAAACACAAAGCCGATCTTGAGAAAAAGCGCAAGGCTAAAGAAGCCAAACGCAAAGCGGAACTTAAGAAAAAGCGTAAAGCAGCCGCTGCGAAGAAGGCGCGAGAGGATGAACTGCTTGAGGCCATGGAAGCTGAACATAATGCCCGTGAGATTGACAGGTATACTATTCAGATCCGTCAGAAAGTGATCCTTAACTGGCTGAGGCCTACCGGCATCAGCGATACGCTGAAGTGTACCTTGCGGGTGCGTCTTGCTCCCGGGGGTAACGTCATAGCGGTAAGCGTGGTAAAAGGGAGCGGTAATGGCGCGTTTAATCGTTCAGCCATTGCCGCTGTCTATAAAGCTGAGCCGTTGCCCGTTCCAACCGGCAGGCTGTTTGAGAGTTTCCGGAACATTAATTTTGAATTTGATCCAAGCAAATAA
- the ybgC gene encoding tol-pal system-associated acyl-CoA thioesterase: MKEFLWPVRVYYEDTDSCGVVYHANYLKFMERARTEWLRALGFEQDELLQKEGILFAVRRVETDFKQPARLNDALIVSARIKTRGKASLTFQQKITREANGQLLCSGEVQVACIDAARFRPKLIPETLLAVIADAQ; encoded by the coding sequence ATGAAGGAATTTCTTTGGCCGGTCAGGGTCTACTACGAAGACACAGATTCCTGTGGTGTAGTTTACCACGCCAATTATCTTAAATTTATGGAACGTGCACGCACCGAGTGGCTGCGGGCTCTGGGGTTTGAGCAGGATGAACTTCTACAAAAAGAGGGGATTCTGTTTGCAGTACGCCGTGTAGAGACAGATTTTAAACAACCGGCCCGCCTCAACGATGCCTTGATAGTGAGTGCCAGAATTAAAACAAGGGGAAAAGCTAGTTTGACGTTCCAGCAGAAAATCACCAGAGAGGCTAATGGGCAGCTACTCTGCAGCGGCGAGGTACAGGTCGCCTGTATCGATGCCGCCCGTTTCCGTCCCAAACTTATCCCTGAAACTCTGTTAGCGGTGATTGCCGATGCCCAATGA
- the queE gene encoding 7-carboxy-7-deazaguanine synthase QueE produces the protein MSHLRITEIFYSLQGESSSVGFPTLFIRLTGCPLRCGYCDTIYAFRGGEWMALPDILQQVADHQPRYITVTGGEPLAQRECLELLIQLCNANYKVSLETSGAVDVSAVDPRVVKVMDIKTPGSDEVEQNLFENLEYLSPVDQVKFVICDEADYLWSKQQLEQRYLTDRCEVLFSPALGRQDATELADWIIRDHLQVRFQIQLHKYLWGDVAGK, from the coding sequence ATGTCCCATTTGCGTATTACCGAAATTTTCTACTCCCTCCAGGGTGAGTCGAGCAGCGTGGGATTTCCCACGCTGTTTATTCGTCTTACCGGCTGCCCCCTGCGCTGTGGTTATTGCGATACCATTTACGCCTTCAGAGGCGGTGAATGGATGGCCTTGCCTGACATTCTGCAACAGGTGGCAGATCATCAGCCCCGATACATCACCGTTACCGGCGGAGAGCCTCTGGCTCAGCGCGAATGCCTGGAACTGCTGATTCAGCTTTGTAATGCCAATTACAAGGTGTCACTTGAGACCAGCGGTGCTGTGGATGTGTCGGCCGTTGATCCACGGGTGGTGAAGGTGATGGACATCAAGACTCCCGGTTCAGATGAGGTTGAACAAAACCTTTTCGAAAACCTGGAGTATCTCAGCCCGGTAGATCAGGTGAAATTTGTCATCTGTGACGAAGCGGACTACCTCTGGTCAAAACAGCAGCTGGAACAGCGATACCTGACAGATCGTTGTGAAGTTCTCTTCTCACCAGCGTTAGGTCGACAGGATGCGACTGAGCTGGCCGACTGGATCATCCGCGACCATCTTCAGGTGCGTTTCCAGATACAGCTGCATAAATATCTGTGGGGTGATGTAGCAGGTAAATAG
- the tolB gene encoding Tol-Pal system beta propeller repeat protein TolB: MKKLLMLIFLGCWYFQAAAALTIEITEGSEGALPLAIVPFGWAGPGAGPSQDIAEIVRNDLGRSGRFNTMPVQDMLARPQVGAEVEFRDWKVLGMDNLVVGQIRANGKGGYMVRFQLFDVFKGEQLTGYNIPATERDLRSTAHHIADLIYEKLTGKRGAFATRVAYVITSGSSGNQSIALKVADADGFNPQTIVTSSDPIMSPAWSPDGRKLAYVSFEKKQPSIYVQEVFTGRRQKITSYKGINGAPAWSPDGRKLALTLSKDGSPDIYVYSINRKTLTRLTRHYGIDTEPSWSPDGRHVIFTSDRGGKPQIYRVPSFGGKAIRVTFEGSYNARASYSPDGKMLALVTRQGREFRIGVLDLQSGALQVLSEGALDESPSFAPNGSMIIYATKINGKGELAAVSVDGRVRQRLALQEGNVREPVWSPYTKTNRRNP, encoded by the coding sequence ATGAAAAAATTATTAATGCTGATATTTCTGGGCTGCTGGTATTTTCAGGCTGCCGCTGCACTCACTATTGAGATCACCGAAGGTTCGGAGGGTGCGCTGCCCCTGGCTATCGTTCCCTTCGGCTGGGCAGGTCCCGGTGCCGGCCCCAGCCAAGATATCGCTGAGATCGTGCGGAATGATCTCGGCCGGAGTGGCCGATTCAATACCATGCCGGTGCAAGATATGCTGGCACGCCCGCAGGTCGGCGCTGAAGTGGAGTTCAGAGACTGGAAAGTGCTGGGAATGGATAATCTGGTGGTTGGACAGATCCGGGCCAACGGCAAGGGTGGCTACATGGTCCGCTTCCAGCTGTTCGACGTCTTCAAGGGCGAGCAGTTGACCGGCTACAATATCCCGGCCACTGAGCGCGATCTTCGGTCTACCGCCCACCACATTGCAGATCTGATATATGAGAAGCTCACCGGTAAGCGGGGTGCGTTTGCCACCCGCGTGGCCTATGTGATCACCTCCGGGAGCAGTGGAAACCAGAGCATCGCGCTTAAAGTGGCCGATGCCGATGGCTTTAATCCCCAGACTATCGTCACCTCTTCTGATCCTATCATGTCTCCCGCCTGGTCTCCTGACGGTCGTAAACTGGCCTATGTCTCCTTTGAAAAGAAGCAGCCCTCTATCTATGTTCAGGAGGTCTTCACCGGAAGGCGCCAGAAAATCACCTCGTATAAAGGGATCAACGGCGCACCCGCCTGGTCACCGGATGGCCGGAAACTGGCGCTGACCCTGTCCAAGGACGGGAGTCCCGATATCTATGTCTACAGTATCAATCGGAAGACACTGACCCGGCTAACCCGTCACTATGGCATTGACACCGAACCGTCCTGGTCACCGGATGGCCGTCATGTCATTTTTACCTCAGACCGGGGCGGCAAACCCCAGATCTATCGGGTTCCCTCTTTTGGTGGCAAGGCCATACGAGTGACATTCGAAGGAAGCTATAATGCCCGCGCCTCCTACTCGCCAGACGGCAAGATGCTGGCTCTGGTGACTCGGCAAGGCAGAGAGTTCCGCATTGGTGTGCTGGATCTTCAATCCGGGGCACTGCAGGTGCTGAGCGAAGGCGCGCTGGATGAATCCCCCAGTTTCGCCCCGAATGGCAGCATGATAATTTACGCCACCAAAATCAACGGCAAAGGTGAACTAGCCGCGGTTTCGGTGGATGGCAGGGTCCGCCAGCGGCTGGCACTGCAGGAAGGTAATGTCCGCGAGCCGGTCTGGTCACCCTATACTAAAACCAACAGGAGAAACCCATGA
- the pal gene encoding peptidoglycan-associated lipoprotein Pal — protein MKLSMLKFAPILALSLLFAGCSSIPGMSDDTTNEAAPVSEAGQRETGADGAQITGADETGAWMGNELDNPDSQLYTKTIYFEYDVDQIRADYQDAVIAHGDYLAANPAITVTIEGHADERGSREYNVALGERRANSVKRVLLAQGAAESQIITISYGEERPAFMDVSEAAWSQNRRAVFVY, from the coding sequence ATGAAACTGAGCATGCTCAAGTTTGCCCCGATATTGGCACTGTCGCTGCTGTTTGCAGGCTGTTCCAGTATTCCCGGCATGTCCGATGATACAACCAACGAGGCAGCTCCCGTCTCTGAAGCAGGGCAGAGAGAGACTGGCGCAGACGGTGCCCAGATCACAGGTGCAGATGAAACCGGCGCCTGGATGGGTAACGAACTGGATAATCCGGATAGCCAGCTATACACCAAGACCATCTATTTTGAGTATGACGTTGACCAGATTCGCGCTGATTACCAGGATGCAGTGATTGCCCATGGTGATTACCTAGCGGCCAACCCTGCCATTACAGTGACAATTGAAGGTCATGCCGATGAGCGGGGATCACGCGAATACAACGTTGCACTGGGTGAGCGTCGTGCCAACAGTGTGAAGCGTGTGCTGCTGGCTCAGGGTGCTGCTGAGAGCCAGATCATCACTATCAGCTATGGTGAAGAGCGTCCTGCATTCATGGATGTCAGCGAGGCAGCCTGGTCCCAGAATCGTCGTGCCGTCTTTGTCTATTGA
- the tolR gene encoding protein TolR produces the protein MSRQHRIKRKPMAEINVVPYIDVMLVLLVIFMITAPLLTQGVKVDLPLADSEPLPAEADDPVVVSVNATGDFFIDVGEGKNAPVDADTLMARVAAVLRYKPRTPIMVKGDRNVDYGRVVEAMVLLQAAGAPNVGLITESPER, from the coding sequence ATGAGCAGGCAGCACAGAATTAAGCGTAAACCCATGGCTGAGATCAATGTGGTTCCCTACATCGATGTGATGCTGGTGCTGCTGGTGATCTTTATGATTACTGCGCCATTGCTGACCCAGGGTGTGAAGGTGGATTTGCCATTGGCGGATTCCGAGCCTCTGCCCGCAGAGGCTGATGACCCGGTGGTGGTGTCGGTCAACGCCACTGGTGACTTTTTCATTGATGTGGGCGAAGGGAAAAACGCCCCGGTGGATGCGGATACCCTGATGGCCCGGGTGGCTGCGGTACTCCGCTATAAACCCCGGACCCCGATTATGGTGAAAGGGGATCGAAATGTAGACTATGGCCGGGTGGTGGAGGCGATGGTGTTGTTACAGGCTGCAGGCGCACCCAATGTGGGCCTGATCACCGAATCGCCGGAACGGTAA
- the queC gene encoding 7-cyano-7-deazaguanine synthase QueC, with product MKKAVVLLSGGLDSATLLSIAHDQGYECYALSINYGQRHSTELNAAKRLAGLLGAVDHKIIPISLDSFGGSALTDESIDVPEQESEGIPITYVPARNTIFLSLALGWAEVLEARDLFVGVNAVDYSGYPDCRPEFINAFEQLANLATKAGVEGGKFHIRAPLIDLTKAEIIKQGTALGVDYGLTISCYQADGQGRACSLCDSCRLRKQGFEDAGVPDPTAYSHI from the coding sequence ATGAAAAAAGCAGTCGTCCTCCTCTCCGGCGGTCTTGATTCGGCCACCCTCCTCTCCATTGCCCATGACCAGGGATATGAATGCTACGCCTTGAGCATAAACTATGGGCAGCGGCACTCCACCGAACTCAATGCAGCAAAGCGGCTGGCCGGTTTACTGGGTGCTGTGGATCATAAAATCATCCCTATTTCTCTGGACTCCTTTGGCGGCTCGGCGCTGACGGACGAGAGCATCGACGTGCCGGAACAGGAGAGTGAAGGCATTCCGATCACCTATGTGCCTGCCCGAAATACCATATTCCTCTCATTGGCCCTTGGCTGGGCCGAAGTTCTGGAGGCAAGGGATCTCTTTGTTGGGGTGAATGCAGTGGATTACTCTGGATACCCTGACTGCAGGCCGGAATTTATCAACGCCTTTGAGCAACTGGCCAACTTGGCGACCAAAGCCGGAGTGGAAGGGGGTAAATTCCATATACGTGCCCCTTTGATCGACCTGACCAAGGCAGAAATCATCAAACAGGGAACTGCGCTGGGTGTGGATTACGGCCTCACCATCTCCTGTTATCAGGCGGATGGCCAGGGGCGTGCTTGCAGTCTGTGTGATTCTTGCCGCCTGAGAAAACAAGGATTCGAGGATGCGGGAGTGCCTGACCCTACCGCCTATTCTCATATCTGA
- a CDS encoding YeeE/YedE family protein, which translates to MELEITTQVVLLGGVLAFILGAVASKTNFCTMGAVSDWVNMGDTGRMRAWFMAMAVAIIGVTVLEAMSLVDASASRVPYRGSLFFWPRYILGGLMFGVGMTLASGCSNKNLIRIGGGNLKSTFVLVIAGVMAYLMTRTDFYGVVFHSWMLPISPDLAGMNINDQSVGTIIGSLVGLENPIQLNFYIGFILALGLLAIVFRSKDFRSSLDLVLGGLVVGLVIIGGWYITGGPMGQEWMEAVEFMDDPPPSTGTQSYTFINPMGETLSYLASPASFDLITFGVSALLGVILGSFVYAIFSRSFRIEWFVNLSDFTYHVVGAVFMGIGGVLSMGCTIGQGVTGVSTLAIGSFITMGAIILGSALTMKVQYYKIVYEEEATVAKTLVTGLVDLKLLPESLRKLEAI; encoded by the coding sequence ATGGAGCTTGAGATTACCACGCAGGTAGTCCTGCTGGGTGGCGTGCTGGCATTTATTCTTGGCGCGGTAGCCAGTAAAACCAACTTCTGTACCATGGGTGCAGTTTCCGATTGGGTCAACATGGGCGATACCGGCCGCATGCGAGCCTGGTTCATGGCCATGGCTGTGGCGATTATCGGCGTCACCGTCCTGGAGGCAATGTCGCTGGTCGATGCATCCGCCTCGCGTGTACCCTATCGCGGCAGTCTCTTCTTTTGGCCACGTTATATTCTTGGCGGTCTGATGTTCGGTGTCGGCATGACCCTGGCCTCGGGTTGTAGCAATAAGAACCTGATCCGCATCGGTGGCGGCAACCTGAAATCGACTTTTGTCCTGGTAATAGCCGGTGTCATGGCTTATCTGATGACACGCACCGATTTTTACGGCGTTGTCTTCCATAGCTGGATGCTGCCCATCAGCCCTGATCTTGCCGGGATGAACATCAATGATCAGAGTGTAGGGACCATCATCGGCTCCCTGGTCGGGCTGGAGAATCCGATTCAGCTCAATTTCTATATCGGATTTATACTGGCACTGGGACTCTTGGCTATTGTTTTCCGCTCGAAGGATTTCCGCTCCAGCCTGGACCTGGTTCTGGGTGGGCTGGTGGTCGGCCTGGTTATCATCGGTGGCTGGTACATCACCGGCGGCCCTATGGGGCAGGAGTGGATGGAAGCCGTTGAGTTCATGGACGATCCACCACCCAGCACCGGCACCCAGTCATATACCTTTATCAACCCAATGGGTGAAACCCTGAGCTACCTGGCAAGCCCTGCCAGCTTCGACCTGATCACCTTCGGTGTCTCTGCCCTGCTTGGGGTTATCCTAGGGTCATTCGTCTATGCCATATTCAGCAGAAGCTTCCGTATCGAGTGGTTCGTCAACCTCAGTGACTTCACCTACCACGTGGTAGGCGCCGTGTTTATGGGTATCGGCGGTGTTCTCTCTATGGGCTGCACCATCGGCCAGGGAGTAACCGGGGTATCAACACTTGCCATCGGTTCATTCATCACCATGGGGGCCATTATCCTCGGGAGTGCGCTGACCATGAAAGTGCAATACTACAAAATTGTCTACGAAGAGGAAGCAACCGTAGCCAAGACCCTGGTCACCGGTTTGGTCGACCTGAAACTCCTCCCTGAGAGCCTGCGCAAACTGGAAGCCATCTGA
- the ruvA gene encoding Holliday junction branch migration protein RuvA has translation MIGRLRGEIVYKQPPYMMVDVDGVGYELELPLAAFYDMPAQGEPVTLSTHLAIRDDAHVLYGFANESDRALFRSLLKVSGVGAKMALAILSGMNSDEFANCIHSADSAALVRIPGIGKKTAERLIVEMRDRLDKLELKSGGMAINKLPARGAVENNPVSDAVGALIALGYKPNEASRMVRSINNEGLTSEEIIRQALKSMAVS, from the coding sequence ATGATCGGTCGATTGAGAGGTGAGATCGTCTATAAGCAGCCACCCTATATGATGGTGGATGTGGATGGCGTGGGTTACGAACTGGAGCTGCCCCTAGCGGCATTTTACGATATGCCAGCCCAGGGAGAGCCGGTAACACTTTCCACCCATCTGGCGATCAGGGACGATGCCCATGTGCTTTACGGTTTTGCCAATGAGTCAGATCGCGCACTGTTCCGCTCTTTGCTGAAAGTAAGCGGTGTCGGTGCAAAAATGGCCCTGGCGATTCTCTCCGGTATGAACTCGGATGAGTTTGCCAACTGCATTCACAGTGCCGACAGTGCGGCACTCGTACGTATCCCCGGAATCGGCAAAAAGACCGCAGAGCGGTTGATTGTCGAGATGCGTGACCGGTTGGACAAGCTGGAGTTGAAAAGTGGCGGCATGGCCATCAACAAGCTCCCGGCAAGAGGGGCGGTGGAAAACAACCCTGTTTCCGATGCCGTCGGAGCGCTGATCGCCCTGGGCTACAAGCCCAACGAAGCGAGCCGGATGGTGCGTTCGATAAACAACGAAGGACTCACCAGTGAAGAGATTATCCGTCAGGCACTGAAGTCGATGGCGGTGAGCTAG
- the tolQ gene encoding protein TolQ: MPNDLSFIQLVINASPLVQLVMASLLLASVISWTMIFDRARVLKKARKAADAFEQRFWSGGDLGELYHAVERESEDKSGMASIFHAGFREFTRLKKNTDIEPMAVVEGARRSMYVALSREMNGLETNLSFLATVGSTSPYVGLFGTVWGIMNSFRALGNVKQATLSLVAPGIAEALIATAMGLFAAIPAVVAYNRYSNDAERLNSRYEDFLDEFTSILQRQAHV; this comes from the coding sequence ATGCCCAATGATCTCTCCTTCATACAGCTGGTAATCAATGCCAGCCCCCTGGTGCAACTGGTGATGGCTTCTCTGCTTCTCGCCTCGGTGATTTCATGGACAATGATTTTCGACCGGGCCAGAGTGCTGAAAAAGGCCCGCAAGGCGGCTGACGCATTTGAGCAGCGCTTCTGGTCCGGTGGTGATCTGGGCGAGCTGTATCATGCAGTGGAGCGAGAGAGCGAAGATAAATCCGGTATGGCGAGTATCTTTCACGCCGGTTTCAGAGAGTTTACCCGGCTGAAGAAAAACACGGATATTGAGCCTATGGCTGTGGTGGAAGGGGCGCGGCGCTCCATGTATGTCGCCCTGAGCAGAGAGATGAATGGACTGGAGACCAACCTCTCTTTTCTCGCCACTGTCGGCTCCACCAGCCCCTATGTCGGACTGTTCGGCACTGTTTGGGGCATTATGAATTCGTTTCGTGCCCTGGGTAACGTGAAACAGGCCACTCTCTCACTGGTGGCTCCGGGTATTGCAGAGGCGTTGATTGCAACGGCCATGGGCCTGTTTGCCGCGATTCCTGCGGTGGTGGCCTATAACCGCTACTCAAATGATGCCGAGCGGCTTAACAGCCGCTATGAAGACTTTCTTGACGAGTTCACCAGCATTCTGCAAAGGCAGGCACATGTCTGA
- the ruvB gene encoding Holliday junction branch migration DNA helicase RuvB codes for MSGVDRIINAEADSDDAAMDRAIRPKKLENYVGQPVVREQMEIFIPAARNREEALDHVLIFGPPGLGKTTLAHIIANEMGVNLRQTSGPVLERPGDLAALLTNLEPHDVLFVDEIHRLSPVVEEVLYPAMEDYQLDIMIGEGPAARSIKLDLLPFTLIGATTRAGLLTSPLRDRFGIVQRLEFYSHEDLTHIVKRSSRILNIETDEEGAREIACRSRGTPRIANRLLRRVRDYAQVKAEGKVTADVADKALGMLKVDGYGFDIMDRKLLSAVIKKFDGGPVGVDSLAAAIGEERGTIEDVLEPYLIQQGFLMRTPRGRVATKAAYIHFGLIPKDDGVGTVPGDADLFEE; via the coding sequence ATGAGTGGAGTCGATAGAATTATCAACGCCGAGGCAGATAGCGACGATGCCGCAATGGACCGAGCCATTCGCCCGAAAAAACTGGAGAACTATGTCGGTCAGCCAGTGGTGCGGGAGCAGATGGAGATCTTTATTCCGGCTGCCCGTAACCGGGAAGAGGCCCTTGACCATGTGCTGATCTTCGGTCCCCCCGGGTTGGGCAAGACAACACTGGCCCACATCATCGCCAACGAGATGGGCGTTAACCTGCGTCAGACCTCAGGGCCTGTACTGGAGCGTCCCGGAGACCTTGCGGCACTGCTTACCAACCTGGAGCCCCACGATGTCCTGTTCGTGGATGAGATTCACCGTCTCTCTCCGGTGGTGGAAGAGGTGCTCTATCCCGCGATGGAGGACTATCAGCTGGATATCATGATTGGCGAAGGGCCCGCGGCCCGCTCCATTAAGCTGGATCTGCTGCCTTTCACCCTGATCGGCGCGACAACCCGAGCTGGGCTGCTGACCTCGCCGCTGCGTGATCGTTTCGGCATTGTTCAGCGTCTGGAGTTCTACTCTCACGAGGATCTGACCCACATTGTTAAACGTTCGTCGAGAATTCTTAATATCGAGACGGATGAAGAGGGTGCCAGAGAGATCGCCTGTCGATCCCGTGGAACCCCGAGAATTGCCAACCGCCTGCTTCGCCGGGTTCGTGATTATGCACAGGTCAAGGCCGAGGGAAAAGTGACGGCCGATGTGGCCGACAAAGCGCTTGGCATGCTGAAAGTGGACGGCTATGGTTTCGATATTATGGATCGCAAGCTGCTGTCAGCGGTGATTAAAAAGTTTGATGGCGGTCCTGTCGGCGTGGATAGCCTAGCAGCGGCTATTGGCGAAGAGCGGGGTACCATAGAGGATGTCCTCGAGCCCTATCTGATTCAACAGGGTTTTCTGATGCGCACCCCTCGCGGCAGAGTGGCCACCAAAGCAGCCTATATCCATTTTGGTCTGATACCGAAGGATGACGGAGTCGGGACTGTTCCCGGTGACGCAGATTTGTTTGAAGAGTAA
- a CDS encoding DNA adenine methylase — MITSPIMRYHGAKYRLAPWIMSFFPDHYTYVEPFGGAAGVLLQKPRSMSEVYNDLDGDIVNVFRVMQDKDLADELQRQLLVTPFSRAEFNISYESTDDPVEQARRTLIRAHMGFRSAGSTKNKTGFRIDSARKHGPAAHLWARYPDLIIGFLDRLHGVLIENKPVIECIKNHDRPDTLFFIDPPYVHSTRQMGKNRCYNHELTNDDHVQLLEHLNQVTGMVVVSGYDSDIYNDLLRSWEKRSTSARISAGRGTAVRTECIWLNQNCANGQIQLSLAL; from the coding sequence ATGATCACTAGCCCAATCATGCGATATCACGGCGCTAAATATCGATTAGCACCGTGGATCATGTCATTTTTCCCGGACCACTACACGTACGTAGAACCATTTGGCGGGGCTGCTGGTGTTTTATTGCAAAAACCACGGTCGATGAGCGAAGTTTACAATGATCTCGATGGGGATATCGTTAATGTTTTCCGAGTGATGCAGGACAAAGATCTAGCTGATGAACTTCAGCGACAGTTATTGGTAACGCCCTTCTCCCGTGCTGAGTTCAATATCAGCTATGAATCCACGGACGACCCAGTAGAGCAGGCACGACGGACATTGATCCGCGCACACATGGGATTTCGCTCGGCTGGATCAACCAAAAATAAAACGGGGTTCCGCATCGATAGCGCGCGTAAACACGGGCCAGCGGCACACCTATGGGCCAGGTATCCAGATCTGATTATAGGTTTTTTGGATCGTCTGCATGGTGTTCTTATCGAGAACAAACCTGTGATTGAATGCATTAAAAATCACGACCGACCGGATACACTATTTTTTATTGATCCGCCCTATGTCCATTCCACGAGACAGATGGGCAAAAACAGATGTTATAACCATGAATTAACTAATGATGATCATGTTCAATTGCTGGAACACCTGAATCAGGTTACCGGGATGGTGGTTGTTTCTGGTTACGACAGCGATATCTATAACGACCTGCTGAGAAGCTGGGAAAAGCGGTCAACGTCAGCGCGGATAAGTGCCGGCAGAGGCACGGCGGTACGAACTGAATGCATCTGGCTAAACCAAAATTGCGCAAACGGGCAAATACAACTTAGTCTGGCGCTGTAG